Within the Miscanthus floridulus cultivar M001 chromosome 2, ASM1932011v1, whole genome shotgun sequence genome, the region ATTCGCGCTGGGCTTGTTGTCTACATACTGGCGCTGCTTGCTGGAGAGCTGGGGTTCCTGGAGAAGCTCACCTTCCTTCAGGCTGCCGGCCTTAGCAGGTACAGCTCGGAAGCTCTGCTGGTGAACTTCACTTCTGATCCTACTGCTTGGCGCATCTGTTGTTCTGTATGTCAACGCTCCAATGCACAACGAGCACACGCAGGGGTATTCAGCAGTGCACAAGCCCTGAACCACTGATACAGCCTCATCTATTCCAGATTTGCAGTTGGTGTATCCTTGTAAGCCCGAATTATTGAGACTTGATAACTATTCAGTTTAGTGGCGTGTAAATGTGTAATACTGTAAAATGCATTTCCCTCTTAACAATAGGAGGAATACAAAAGATCTACAGTGACCTCTTTGGGCCTCTGCCTGTTCAATTCTACCGATCTGCCAATAAAGCCTAGCGAAGAGTACACGGTGACCCGATTTGCTGAAGTTTGTCCTAAATCGGATACGAATCCCTTATGGTGATTACAAACTGAAATCTTCCATTAGCACATCCCAAACCAAATGATCCATGAGATTTTGCTACATGTGATGGGACAAGGCTCACGCCGAGATGTAGCTGAAGATGATCGCGTCCTCGACGCGCCCGGCAGAGCGTCCGGCGTCAATCTGACCTTCAATCGGGCAACGAAAATACTTGGACGCGTCCATCGGCCCGCTCACGTCGGTTCCGACGCGGTTTCCACTCCGCCTCAACCGTCTCTCTATCTCTTTACTCTGTCTCACCCATCCCATCTCCATGTGTCTCTCTCGTGTCCGTTGGCAGCAGCAGAGCCCCACGTCACCACCGTTGCTTTCTTCCTCCATCCAAGCTGACCATGCTGTCTCCCCCCTTAGTTCGTGCAGTGCCTCCCCGGCCTCTTCCCTAACCTAGCGCTGTCAAGATGCATCGCCATCGCGGGCCGCCGCCACTGCCCCTGTCGATGGCTGCTGGGCGAAGGTGCCGGGGCACCTCAAGTCGTCTCCAGCCGAGCCAAGGGGCACTCGACGAGCGCGGCCGGCGTTGTTGGTGCTCGCACGCTGCCGGCTCCCACCCCGACGCTCGGAATCGACCGGCCTTGTTCTCcctctatgttgcaaatgtatgtttcaattgctacagatgtttcagaggtatgttgcaagtgtttcgtatagatgttgcaaaaatagatcgagaTATTACATATGttacaatggctatacacgtatgttgcaagcgcttattttaaatatttcatctgttttttcaaacatatgttgcaagtatttttatttggatgttgcgtatgtttcacatgtatgtttgcaagtgtttttgtcaggatgttgcatatgtgttgCAATgacttttcaagtgtttttaggtgttttcgcaagtgtttcagacacatgtttcaggtgtttcagacaCATGTTTCATCTTTTTTCGGACGCAAGTTGCAAAAGTTTATTCCGGATGTTTCATAATTAGATCGGGTGTTGTACATGTTGCAATGTGACCCACGTGCCACAGtcgcctgctgcagctgctggggcGCCGTGCATGCAtgtgggaagcggagggatgaggcgtTGCGCGGCTGCGGTCGTGGGGAAGTGTCGCGGGCGTACAACAGCCGCCGACGTCTAGACACGAGCGTTCGtctggacgtccgggcgctagtacTACCCATCGGACAAAGAAACCCTAAATTTGCTTTTAAACTGCCCATGTTTTTCATCATTCTAAAAAATAGCATAACTAATCTATTTAATAATTATTTAAATTACTCACGGGCCATATATGCTACTATAAAAAGTAAACTAAATTAAGCTCAAAATTTCTAACTACAAATATAATCTATTATGAAAAAATAATTCAATACCCATAAAATACGGTATATGTATATTTCTAAATTTCACACTACTTCTAACACATTTAAATTAAAGTAATAATAAATGTTACGTGCTACCATGTAGACCAAATAAACATGCACATATTAGGATATGTATTTATTTTAACACTTTTATGAAatgtgaaaaaaaaactttgtttgATAAACCACGTACCAACTGTACTAacaatttattttatattatattaatacTTCATGACAATAAATTTTGTAAATTGTTACTTTAGCTAAGTTTATACATTTCCATGCATTATGTCGTATGTTATTTAATTTTAAGCATTTTGTGTTTTTTAAAGCaatactactacacatgtgatccTTTGTTATAACAAATTCAATGTCTTCAGTGTCGTCGTGTAGGTTAAAATGACTATTTATGCTATTGTAGTAATTAATAGTGTAGCCTAGGACCTAAaatctatttttttttataaaatacaaaagcaatatatatataaataaagatgtAATAAGCATTGAAGTTCCAACTTAATGCACAGGTAAAAATATACAACAACTAATAAGATCAGAAGTTGAAATTCAACATATACATTCATCATGTCACATAAAATTGATGATATGGCTTATGCTTATGTTTCGACTAAATACATAGAGGATGACAACATATCTCAACAAAGCTAATACAATGGATGACAACATATATTACAGGAGATCCTCAACGTAGCCTTCACCATCATAAGATTCACTAGAAAAAAGAGTCACAACAATTCTCATAATAATAAAAAACATCTAGACAAATTCAATTTACTTTAAACACCACAGAGAACAGCCCTTGAATCTATtccattttctataaatttacaCACTTCTTCCATAATGAAAAGACATAAATAGACCTAAATCTACAACTGAACCACCAACTTTTATCATAATGTAAGATAATTTAAAGTACCCTTTGAATTTGCTTTTAAATTATCCACCATCATAAAAGATAATCTAAAGTAGAATGTTTAATATCTAAATTACCCATATTTGATGTTATAAAACATATACTAAAATATCCCTCATACCtacatttttttttgagaatctCGTACCTACATATAGTTACCAATATAAGCTACTATTTGAAAAGTATTACATGTATGTTTCTAAATTATTCGTTTTGACTTAAACTTAAGTGTTATGTGTCACCATGCATACCAAGTTTACATATGCATATATTAACAGTAAATATATCTTTTTTATAGTTTATTTATCATCATTGCAACACAAGGACAATGATAATTCATTTTAAGCTATACTAAAATTAAATCTCTGTGACATTAAATTTTGAGTGTTATTGCTTTATATAAGTTTGTACATTTTGACTACACATCAACGTTGGTAGTTTGACGgtaagcactttattcttttataCAAATCAATGATACAACACATGTAATTCTTTGATAGAGTAAACTCAACATCTTAAGTGCTGTCATACGAGCTGAAACAACTGCTTATTCTATGGTCTAGGACCTAGAATCTATTctatttctttaataaaatacaaAAGAAACATTGAATGAAAGGTACAATAAACACTAGAGTTTAAACTACAGCccgttcacttcgctgaaaaaacaagtcaaaacactgttccgactgatttgttgtgagaaaaaacactgtttcgactgaaaaaactaagctgaaaaaaacggattataagagaagcgaacatgtcCTACGTGGATAAATGAACACAATATAACTAATAATAAGATTAAAAGTTGAAGGCtaaaatatagatttgtgatGTCAAAAAAAGATATAACTAAAGCAGTTGATGAGTTGTGGAACAACTCTACGTGTGGACAATTTGTTAAAAGTACAGCGCTGATGGTCTGAGATAGTAGCTGCGTCAGTAGTATACGGTACTATGTATACCTTCAAACATGTTCACTTAAACTTATTTAGTATTACTTTTCAGTCATAGAATAATATTTCTTTCTCATAATATTTTAGCATAGGCACCGATATAAGTCGAATTTCAGCATTAGAGTAACACAAAGCTACTATCTCTGCGAAACCTGGCGGCCTAAAAATGGTCGATGAGCTGAACACCTGAACTAACATCCCAACAAATCACACACGAATCGCTTACACTACTTACAACTTAGCCACCAGTAAGTAACACACTAACACGGCGAACGCTCCACCAATAGCGATCCACGCAATTTTGCATGGCATGGCTATTTGCATTGCCGGGCTCGACGCACGCAGCGAGACTAAGGATGGCAATGGGGATGTACTTGGTATCGTTGGGAACGTtttcttccccgctacggagaattcattctGTCCCCGTTCCCGTTAACTGtttcgggtatagattcttgtccatccctgtacccgtcgggcatcagtcgggtaacagatacccgacgggtactgcatacccgataaacaaggacacttggggtcgcagctttgcaatcgaagacgtttcttcttcacccgggtataagtgtcggagtctcggagatgccgaggagaaggagcgaagTTGCgaaaggacgagcaaaggtggcagagagaccgaaccgaggaagcgaggggcacgagcgctcgtgaggcaagcatgcttgtgctgctggcggagatggtgaggaaaaattgaactagggtttctagaacacacaaactatatatatgattgttcagatttaggctaaaatacctatgttgagctttttTAGgcataatactcgcatgacagctcaaatagtcgggtccTCCAATGGATAAcagggacgggtaaacagggaacgttcccgtacccactatacccgtcggggatagATTCTTGTCCATTTAGATGTCTACGGGTAAAGATACGATTCAATCTCCATCCCCTAATAGATTAAATACCCGTCCGGTATCGGGTATTGGgggccgttgccatctttaagcGGGACAACCTAAGCCGAGAAGTAGCTGAGAACGGCGTCCTCCCCTACCAGCCAGGCGGAGCCACCGCCGACATTCGTATCGGCATTGCCGCCGTCAGCAGCGGGCCGCTTGCCCTTCTCCGCCCACGCGGCCGCCGTCCACCGCTTCTGCTCGCTGTCCGCCCGCGCCTTCTCCTCTCCACAGCGTGCGGCCGCGGCAATCCGCGCGGCCCTCCTCTCGGCGCGCCGCTGGGCCACGTACTCCTCCGAGATGTACACGTCCATCGCCGCGACAGAGTCCTTTTTTCGCTAGTGCTCCGAGAGAACGGCAGCTCGGTAGCCTAGCCGTTGGGTTTGCCCAGTTTGGAAGGGTGGGGTGGGGATGTGCAGCTGCAGCATGTGGCGCGGCCGGGATTTATCGGGAGCTGGGAGGGCGCCCAACCGGTGGGCACGGCCATGGTTTGGCTTCTCCGGCCTCCGGCGCTCTCGAAACCAGCCGCGTCGCGCCACGGGCTCCGCTCCCCCGGCCTCCGATTCTGCGAGCCATAGCTGCCGGTTTCCGCCAGATGCGGCGAGGACCTGGGGGTCTCTCTCGAAACGGAACGGGCACTGTGGCAGTCGTGTGTGATGTGACCTGGGTCTCCGAGACGCCGAGACGGACGGACCACGGACGTCTCCAGTAGTCCAGTCCACCGGCACCGAGGCTCGCGAGCTCGCGGGGCCCCGGCCCGAGCGATTCCCCGTGACCTGTGGATGCAAGTGAAAAAAAAATGCTCTGAATTCGTATATTCTTGCTTTCCTTCACGAGAAAGAAAGAATCTAGCATTCGTAAATGGTAATCGTACCAAATGTGGAGGCATCGCGAACTTGAACAGAGCACGAGTCGCGAACCGTGGGCTCAGGTCGCAGCGCACCGACAGCAGCATATGCAGACGACGGCACAACCCGCGTGAGACAAGGTGTGAAACCCTGCCTAAAACCTGGTGTCTAGTTAGGCTTTATTTGGCCC harbors:
- the LOC136538818 gene encoding uncharacterized protein, translating into MDVYISEEYVAQRRAERRAARIAAAARCGEEKARADSEQKRWTAAAWAEKGKRPAADGGNADTNVGGGSAWLVGEDAVLSYFSA